One region of Natronorubrum aibiense genomic DNA includes:
- a CDS encoding proteasome assembly chaperone family protein: MDELEIDAVAEVDLDDPVLVEGLPGVGHVGSLAVEHLLEELEGESTLVRRLYSTEFPPQVSVEDGVSELTCAELYAVSVPDGRDLLLLTGDHQAQTNEGHYVLTDAFLDIAEEFGANDVYALGGIPTGELIDEYAVVGAVSDESLLEELEDVGVEFRDDEPAGGIVGVSGLLLGLGERRGFDAVCLMGETSGYLVDPKSARAVLEVLEDMLGFELDYESLDERADEMEDVMGKIQEMEQQQQMDVPTDDDLRYIG, translated from the coding sequence ATGGACGAACTCGAGATCGACGCAGTCGCCGAGGTCGACCTAGACGACCCCGTACTCGTCGAGGGGTTGCCTGGTGTCGGACACGTTGGAAGCCTCGCCGTCGAGCACCTGCTCGAGGAACTCGAGGGAGAGAGTACGCTCGTTCGTCGACTCTACTCCACGGAGTTTCCCCCACAGGTCAGCGTCGAAGACGGTGTCTCTGAGCTTACCTGTGCGGAGCTGTACGCCGTCTCCGTTCCCGACGGCCGTGATCTCCTGCTTCTGACTGGTGATCATCAGGCACAGACCAACGAGGGCCACTACGTGCTGACCGACGCCTTCCTCGACATCGCCGAGGAGTTCGGTGCGAATGACGTGTACGCACTCGGTGGCATCCCGACCGGCGAACTCATCGACGAGTACGCCGTCGTCGGTGCCGTCAGCGACGAATCGCTGCTCGAGGAACTCGAGGATGTCGGCGTCGAGTTCCGTGACGACGAGCCAGCGGGCGGCATCGTCGGTGTCTCCGGCCTGCTGCTCGGGCTGGGCGAACGCCGCGGATTCGACGCCGTCTGTCTGATGGGCGAGACCAGCGGCTACCTGGTCGATCCCAAAAGCGCACGCGCGGTCCTCGAAGTCCTCGAGGACATGCTCGGGTTCGAACTCGACTACGAGTCGCTGGACGAGCGCGCCGACGAGATGGAAGACGTCATGGGGAAGATCCAGGAGATGGAACAACAACAGCAGATGGACGTCCCGACGGACGACGACCTGCGGTATATCGGTTAG
- a CDS encoding 30S ribosomal protein S27e, whose translation MAGNFYSVRCSDCENEQTVFGKASTEVACAVCGTTLARPTGGKAEIDHEIVETVESR comes from the coding sequence ATGGCAGGAAATTTCTACAGCGTCCGATGCAGTGACTGCGAGAACGAACAGACCGTCTTCGGTAAAGCCTCCACGGAGGTCGCCTGTGCCGTCTGTGGCACGACGCTTGCGCGACCGACTGGCGGCAAAGCCGAGATCGACCACGAGATCGTAGAAACAGTCGAGTCACGATGA
- a CDS encoding RNA-protein complex protein Nop10 produces the protein MKSDIRVCSAWRAAHDCPVYTLSETCPECGEPAENSAPAPFDPNDPHGEYRRALKRRHR, from the coding sequence ATGAAGTCGGATATCCGGGTGTGTTCGGCGTGGCGCGCGGCGCACGACTGCCCGGTGTATACCCTTTCTGAGACGTGTCCGGAGTGCGGTGAGCCGGCGGAAAACAGCGCCCCGGCCCCGTTCGATCCGAACGATCCCCACGGCGAGTACCGACGCGCTCTTAAACGTCGCCATCGCTGA
- the trpC gene encoding indole-3-glycerol phosphate synthase — protein MNSETELAPAVASILDAARERGGDDETVSVAARSLSDALAQAESDGRVPVIAEVKPTSPTADGTRDDDPVELARAMIDGGATAISVLTEPSHFGGSPEALTRVREAVDVPVLRKDFVVREDQLDVVEADLLLLIVRFVDDLEGLIAAARERGFQPLVEVHDRTELETALEAGAKLIGVNNRDLARLEVDLETFESVAAHVPDDVTLIAESGIGSPADVRRMREAGADALLVGSAIMDHAGGDSDVTENTRRLVNASDGDDQT, from the coding sequence ATGAACTCCGAGACGGAGCTCGCCCCCGCGGTCGCCTCGATTCTCGACGCGGCTCGGGAGCGAGGTGGTGACGACGAGACGGTGTCCGTGGCTGCGCGATCGCTCTCCGACGCGCTGGCACAAGCCGAATCCGACGGTCGCGTCCCAGTAATCGCCGAAGTGAAGCCGACGAGTCCAACTGCTGACGGGACCCGCGACGACGACCCTGTCGAACTGGCACGAGCAATGATCGACGGCGGTGCGACGGCGATTTCGGTGCTCACCGAACCGAGCCACTTCGGTGGGTCGCCGGAGGCGCTGACGCGCGTCCGCGAGGCCGTCGACGTTCCCGTTCTTCGAAAGGACTTCGTCGTCCGAGAAGACCAGCTCGACGTCGTCGAAGCCGACCTCCTCTTACTCATCGTTCGTTTCGTCGACGATCTCGAGGGGCTCATCGCCGCCGCCCGCGAGCGTGGATTCCAGCCACTCGTCGAAGTCCACGACCGCACGGAACTCGAGACGGCTCTCGAGGCGGGTGCGAAACTCATCGGCGTGAACAACCGGGATCTGGCGCGACTCGAGGTGGACCTCGAAACCTTCGAGTCGGTGGCGGCCCACGTGCCGGACGACGTGACGTTGATCGCCGAGAGCGGAATCGGGTCACCGGCGGACGTCCGGCGGATGCGCGAGGCGGGTGCCGACGCCCTACTGGTCGGCAGCGCCATCATGGATCACGCCGGCGGCGACAGCGACGTAACCGAGAACACGCGACGACTCGTGAACGCAAGCGACGGAGACGATCAGACATGA
- the thsA gene encoding thermosome subunit alpha: MFIMSEDSQRTQGRDAQSSNIMAGKAVAEAVRTTLGPRGMDKMLVDSGGEVVITNDGATILNEMDIEHPAAQMIVEVSESQEEEVGDGTTTAAVIAGNLLGEAEDLIEQDVHATTIVEGYHEASEIALEAIAEQVDEAEVDDEVLKQVAQSSMTGKGTGGLTAESLAETVVEAIRHVETDDGVARDNVAVHTQIGASSNATELVPGIVLDEEPAHSSMPREVEDASIAVLDVELGVRTGEIDAEYAIDSIDQLNQAIDAEESEVRGYAEQLAESGADVVFTTDDVDDRVSSYLAGEGILVFENIGNSDARDIVSATGARRVGALEDLEEDDFGAADRIRAENFGDDDLAFVEGGAAAETVTVFVRGGTEHVVDELERAIGDALDVVATALASGEVVPGAGATEIAIADKIREEAAGIEGRKQLAVTAFADAIDIVPRTLAANTGQDPIDALVDLRAAHESEGRAGLITTGEDVTIDDPFEHGVVDPADVKREAVESATEAATMIVRIDDVIAAE; this comes from the coding sequence ATGTTCATCATGAGCGAGGATAGTCAGCGAACGCAGGGTCGCGACGCCCAGTCGTCGAACATTATGGCCGGCAAGGCCGTCGCCGAGGCTGTACGGACGACACTCGGGCCTCGCGGGATGGACAAGATGCTCGTCGATTCCGGCGGCGAGGTCGTCATCACCAACGACGGGGCGACCATTCTGAACGAGATGGATATCGAACACCCCGCAGCCCAGATGATCGTCGAAGTCTCCGAATCCCAGGAAGAAGAGGTCGGAGACGGAACGACGACGGCAGCCGTGATCGCCGGCAACCTGCTCGGCGAGGCCGAAGACCTCATCGAACAGGATGTCCATGCGACGACGATCGTCGAGGGTTATCACGAAGCGTCCGAAATCGCCCTCGAGGCGATCGCCGAACAGGTCGACGAGGCCGAGGTCGACGACGAGGTCCTGAAACAGGTCGCCCAGTCGAGCATGACTGGTAAAGGAACCGGCGGTCTCACCGCCGAATCGCTGGCCGAGACAGTTGTCGAAGCGATTCGCCACGTCGAAACTGACGACGGCGTCGCCCGCGACAACGTCGCTGTCCACACCCAGATCGGCGCGTCCTCGAACGCGACGGAACTCGTCCCCGGTATCGTCCTCGACGAGGAGCCAGCCCACAGCAGCATGCCTCGCGAGGTCGAAGACGCATCGATCGCCGTCCTCGACGTCGAACTCGGCGTCCGCACGGGCGAGATCGACGCCGAGTACGCCATCGACTCGATCGACCAGCTCAACCAGGCGATCGACGCCGAAGAGAGCGAAGTTCGCGGCTACGCCGAACAGCTCGCCGAGAGCGGTGCTGACGTCGTCTTCACGACCGACGACGTCGACGACCGCGTCTCCTCCTATCTCGCCGGGGAAGGCATCCTCGTCTTCGAGAACATCGGCAACAGCGACGCTCGAGACATCGTCTCCGCGACGGGCGCTCGCCGCGTCGGTGCCCTCGAGGACCTCGAGGAAGACGACTTCGGTGCAGCCGACCGCATTCGCGCCGAGAACTTCGGCGACGACGACCTCGCGTTCGTCGAGGGCGGCGCAGCAGCCGAGACCGTCACCGTCTTCGTCCGCGGTGGCACCGAACACGTCGTCGACGAACTCGAGCGCGCCATCGGTGACGCACTCGACGTCGTCGCGACGGCACTCGCCTCCGGCGAGGTCGTCCCCGGTGCAGGTGCAACCGAGATTGCGATCGCGGATAAGATCCGCGAGGAAGCCGCCGGCATCGAGGGCCGCAAGCAGCTCGCTGTGACGGCCTTCGCCGATGCGATCGACATCGTGCCCCGAACGCTCGCCGCCAACACCGGCCAGGACCCGATCGACGCACTCGTGGACCTTCGTGCCGCCCACGAGTCCGAGGGCCGTGCCGGCCTGATCACCACCGGTGAGGACGTCACGATCGACGATCCCTTCGAACACGGCGTCGTCGACCCTGCCGACGTCAAACGCGAAGCCGTCGAAAGCGCGACCGAAGCTGCGACGATGATCGTCCGCATCGACGACGTCATCGCCGCCGAATAA
- a CDS encoding SAM hydrolase/SAM-dependent halogenase family protein, with translation MITLTSDFGTPYPAAMKGVLCQRTTARLIDVAHDVPRQDVRAGAFWLREVLPYFPPATHLVVIDPGVGTDRRALVVQAGEHVFVGPDNGVLCPVARRLAGDDALEAYAIDKSRLEAVEPTGHTATDANARAISGTDGDGPASNTFHGRDVFAPAAAGVHETDLDALADLEWLTPIADSPVELELPEATLENECASGEVLVVDDFGNVITNVPGGFLTDRDRVVANGESVPVGETFAAVAVGERLATVGSHGYVELDVNQGRGDAAFDLEAGDEVVLEVGDGD, from the coding sequence ATGATTACGCTCACGTCGGATTTCGGCACGCCGTATCCCGCGGCGATGAAAGGTGTGCTCTGTCAGCGGACGACTGCCAGACTGATCGACGTCGCCCACGATGTTCCACGGCAAGACGTTCGCGCGGGCGCGTTCTGGCTCCGCGAAGTGCTCCCGTACTTTCCGCCGGCGACCCATCTCGTCGTGATCGACCCTGGCGTCGGCACCGACCGTCGCGCGCTGGTCGTTCAGGCAGGCGAACACGTCTTCGTCGGTCCTGATAACGGCGTTCTGTGTCCTGTCGCACGACGACTCGCCGGCGACGACGCACTCGAAGCGTACGCAATCGACAAATCGCGCCTCGAGGCAGTCGAACCGACCGGACACACCGCAACCGACGCAAACGCGAGAGCGATTTCAGGAACCGACGGCGACGGGCCGGCGAGCAACACGTTCCACGGTCGGGACGTCTTCGCCCCCGCAGCGGCGGGCGTCCACGAGACCGACCTCGACGCGCTTGCCGACCTCGAGTGGCTCACGCCGATCGCGGATTCTCCTGTCGAGCTCGAACTGCCCGAGGCGACGCTCGAAAACGAGTGCGCGAGCGGTGAGGTGCTGGTCGTCGACGACTTCGGGAACGTCATCACGAACGTCCCCGGTGGCTTTCTCACGGATCGTGACCGAGTGGTGGCAAACGGCGAATCCGTTCCCGTTGGCGAGACGTTCGCCGCCGTTGCCGTCGGCGAGCGACTCGCGACCGTCGGGAGTCACGGCTACGTCGAACTCGACGTCAATCAGGGCCGCGGCGATGCAGCGTTCGACCTCGAGGCGGGCGACGAGGTCGTCCTCGAGGTGGGCGACGGCGACTGA
- a CDS encoding MGMT family protein — protein sequence MEDVTDAGIYARESSYLDRYIQLGAASGRVLSVSFPTTPADDAETDHPVLDRIFEYLDGLEEVEFDDVQVALTVPTDQRAVLEHVREIPYGEQVDVRALARMTPELDPDDEDDIILVRTALDENPTPILIPDHRVRDGPSAAPPAIEQKLRSLEGL from the coding sequence ATGGAGGACGTCACGGACGCCGGAATCTACGCGCGGGAATCGTCGTATCTCGATCGATACATCCAGCTCGGTGCCGCCAGCGGGCGCGTCCTGAGTGTCTCGTTTCCCACGACGCCCGCGGACGACGCCGAGACCGACCATCCCGTACTCGACCGAATCTTCGAATATCTCGACGGGCTCGAGGAGGTCGAGTTCGACGACGTGCAGGTTGCCCTGACCGTTCCGACCGACCAGCGCGCCGTCTTAGAACACGTTCGGGAGATCCCCTACGGCGAACAAGTCGATGTCAGGGCGCTCGCCCGGATGACGCCCGAACTGGACCCGGACGACGAGGACGATATCATCCTCGTTCGAACCGCCTTAGACGAGAATCCGACGCCGATCCTCATTCCGGACCACCGCGTTCGCGACGGTCCGAGCGCTGCGCCCCCAGCTATCGAACAGAAACTGCGCTCGCTCGAGGGGCTGTAG
- the lonB gene encoding ATP-dependent protease LonB: MSNDTNVDDPPEDATGAAPEEEQAQPQDQEPARQGDRSPLEEGGGQGDDVGNGDEFDGPIDEPEPTEEDDDIETVEDLGSTVEVDPGVEIDDDIAEDDLLGGLKIDSTEDIEVPDRLVDQVIGQDEARDIIIKAAKQRRHVMMIGSPGTGKSMLAKAMSQLLPKEDLQDVLVYHNPDDGNAPKVRTVPAGKGEQIIDAHKEEARKRNQMRSILMWVIIAIIIGYAILSPASILLGILAAGIVWLIFRYTSRGTDAMVPNMIVNNGNQRTAPFEDATGAHAGALLGDVRHDPFQSGGMETPSHDRVEPGSIHKSNKGVLFVDEINTLDVRTQQKLMTAIQEGEFAITGQSERSSGAMVQTEPVPCDFIMIAAGNLDAMENMHPALRNRVKGYGYEVYMEDTIEDTPEMRRKYARFVAQEVERDGRLPHFTDEAVEELILEAKRRSGRKNHLTLHFRSLGGLVRVAGDIARAEDRDRTTREDVLQAKQRSRSIEQQLADDYIERRKDYELQVTEDGVEGRVNGLAVMGEDSGIMLPVMAEIAPAQGPGQVIATGQLKEMAEESVQNVSAIIKKFSDVNLSEKDIHIQFVQAGEGGVDGDSASITVATAVISALEDIPVDQSIAMTGSLSVRGDVLPVGGVTHKIEAAAKAGCETVIIPKANEQDVMIEDEYEEMIDIVPCSNISEVLEVALIGQPEKDSLLDRLKSITGTAFDQSQGAVGSASGSNPSPQ, translated from the coding sequence ATGAGCAACGATACGAACGTTGACGACCCTCCCGAAGACGCGACTGGCGCTGCGCCTGAGGAGGAGCAGGCTCAGCCTCAGGACCAGGAGCCAGCGCGTCAGGGAGATCGGTCGCCGCTCGAGGAGGGCGGTGGCCAAGGTGACGACGTCGGCAACGGTGACGAGTTCGACGGTCCGATCGACGAGCCCGAGCCGACCGAGGAGGACGACGATATCGAAACCGTCGAAGACCTCGGGAGTACGGTCGAAGTCGATCCAGGTGTCGAGATAGACGACGACATCGCCGAAGACGACCTGCTTGGTGGTCTCAAGATCGACTCGACGGAAGACATCGAGGTCCCGGATCGACTCGTCGATCAGGTCATCGGTCAGGACGAAGCACGAGACATCATCATCAAGGCGGCCAAGCAGCGCCGCCACGTGATGATGATCGGCTCGCCGGGGACCGGGAAGTCGATGCTGGCGAAGGCGATGAGCCAGCTGCTTCCGAAAGAAGACCTCCAAGACGTCCTGGTGTATCACAACCCGGACGACGGCAACGCGCCGAAAGTCCGGACCGTGCCCGCAGGCAAGGGCGAACAGATCATCGACGCCCACAAGGAGGAAGCCCGCAAGCGCAACCAGATGCGCTCGATCCTGATGTGGGTCATCATCGCGATCATCATCGGCTACGCGATCCTCAGCCCCGCCAGCATTCTGCTCGGCATCCTCGCGGCGGGGATCGTCTGGCTGATCTTCCGCTACACGTCCCGTGGCACCGACGCGATGGTGCCGAACATGATCGTCAACAACGGCAACCAGCGCACCGCGCCGTTCGAGGACGCGACCGGTGCCCACGCCGGCGCGCTGCTGGGCGACGTTCGTCACGACCCGTTCCAGTCGGGTGGGATGGAGACGCCGAGCCACGACCGCGTCGAGCCCGGCTCGATCCACAAATCCAACAAGGGCGTGCTGTTCGTCGACGAGATCAACACGCTCGACGTCCGTACTCAGCAGAAGCTGATGACCGCGATCCAGGAAGGCGAGTTCGCTATCACGGGCCAGTCCGAGCGCTCTTCGGGTGCGATGGTCCAGACCGAACCCGTCCCCTGTGACTTCATCATGATCGCTGCAGGGAACTTGGACGCCATGGAGAACATGCACCCCGCGCTCCGTAACCGTGTCAAAGGGTACGGGTACGAGGTGTACATGGAGGACACCATCGAGGACACGCCCGAAATGCGGCGCAAGTACGCCCGTTTCGTCGCCCAGGAGGTCGAACGAGACGGCCGCCTGCCACACTTCACCGACGAGGCCGTCGAGGAACTCATCCTCGAGGCCAAACGTCGTTCGGGCCGCAAGAACCACTTGACGCTGCACTTCCGCAGCCTCGGTGGACTGGTCCGCGTCGCGGGTGACATCGCCCGTGCCGAGGACCGCGACCGCACGACCCGCGAGGACGTTCTGCAGGCCAAACAGCGCTCCCGGTCGATCGAGCAACAGCTCGCCGACGACTACATCGAGCGCCGCAAAGACTACGAACTGCAGGTCACCGAAGACGGCGTCGAGGGCCGTGTCAACGGCCTCGCTGTCATGGGTGAAGACTCCGGGATCATGCTGCCCGTGATGGCCGAGATCGCCCCCGCACAGGGGCCCGGGCAGGTCATCGCGACCGGCCAGCTCAAGGAGATGGCCGAGGAGTCGGTCCAGAACGTCTCGGCGATCATCAAGAAGTTCTCCGACGTGAACCTCTCGGAGAAGGACATCCACATCCAGTTCGTCCAGGCTGGCGAAGGTGGCGTCGACGGCGACTCCGCCTCGATTACGGTGGCAACGGCCGTCATCTCCGCGCTCGAGGACATCCCGGTCGACCAGTCGATCGCCATGACCGGCTCGCTGTCCGTCCGCGGCGACGTGCTTCCGGTCGGTGGGGTCACCCACAAGATCGAAGCCGCCGCCAAAGCCGGCTGTGAGACGGTCATCATCCCCAAGGCCAACGAGCAGGACGTGATGATCGAAGACGAGTACGAGGAGATGATCGACATCGTGCCGTGTTCGAACATCAGCGAAGTCCTCGAGGTGGCCCTCATCGGCCAGCCCGAGAAGGACTCGCTGCTCGACCGCCTCAAGTCGATCACCGGCACGGCGTTCGATCAGAGTCAGGGTGCCGTCGGCTCTGCAAGCGGGTCGAACCCGAGTCCGCAGTAA
- a CDS encoding HalOD1 output domain-containing protein produces the protein MSKTTRDRYAPVADAAEWPVSYDADRGTYHTRCAVTDYEPASTAVVMAVAVIVGVSPDDLESLSTRVDPDALNTLVVDWYESESRAGDGSITFPFDECTVTVRADGQIVIEPDCSVDTPPRS, from the coding sequence ATGTCAAAAACAACTCGAGATCGATATGCGCCGGTCGCGGACGCTGCTGAGTGGCCCGTCTCCTACGATGCGGACCGCGGGACGTATCACACACGGTGTGCCGTCACCGATTACGAGCCCGCAAGCACAGCAGTCGTGATGGCCGTCGCCGTAATCGTCGGCGTCAGCCCCGACGATCTCGAGTCGCTGTCGACGCGTGTCGATCCCGACGCGTTGAACACGCTCGTCGTCGACTGGTACGAATCGGAGTCACGGGCCGGGGACGGCTCGATCACGTTTCCGTTCGACGAGTGTACCGTGACGGTTCGCGCCGATGGCCAGATCGTCATCGAGCCGGATTGCAGCGTCGACACCCCGCCTCGTTCGTAG
- a CDS encoding translation initiation factor IF-2 subunit alpha: MKYSGWPDPGELVVGKIDEIEDFGVFVDLEEYQDKRGLIHISEVASGWIKNVRDHVREGQIVVCKVLDVDESHEQIDLSLKDVNDHQRSDKIQEWKNEQKADNWMGLALGEDVDDETYTAIANELIGAHGSLYDGFKQAAIHGEEALEGTDLSSEEIDSLVETARENVSVPYVNVTGYVDLENPSPSGVDGIREALEAAEGNGEVPEEVDLEVSYVGAPEYRIKVKAPNYKTAESQLEESARRAVAAIEGHGGEGEYHRERRTDDE, encoded by the coding sequence ATGAAATACAGCGGGTGGCCCGATCCCGGCGAACTCGTCGTCGGTAAGATCGACGAAATCGAGGACTTCGGTGTCTTCGTCGATCTCGAGGAGTACCAGGACAAGCGCGGCCTGATCCACATCTCCGAGGTCGCCAGCGGCTGGATCAAGAACGTCCGCGATCACGTTCGCGAGGGACAGATCGTCGTCTGCAAGGTCCTCGATGTCGACGAGTCCCACGAGCAGATCGATCTCTCGCTGAAAGACGTCAACGACCACCAGCGCTCGGACAAGATCCAGGAGTGGAAAAACGAGCAGAAGGCCGACAACTGGATGGGCCTCGCGCTCGGCGAGGACGTCGACGACGAGACGTACACCGCGATCGCCAACGAACTGATCGGTGCGCACGGAAGCCTCTACGACGGGTTCAAACAGGCCGCAATCCACGGCGAGGAAGCCCTCGAGGGGACCGACCTCTCGAGCGAGGAGATCGACTCGCTCGTCGAGACGGCCCGCGAGAACGTCTCGGTGCCGTACGTCAACGTCACCGGCTACGTCGACCTGGAGAACCCATCGCCAAGCGGTGTCGACGGCATCCGCGAGGCGCTCGAAGCGGCCGAAGGCAACGGCGAGGTGCCAGAAGAAGTCGATCTCGAGGTCAGCTATGTCGGTGCTCCCGAGTACCGCATCAAAGTGAAAGCGCCCAACTACAAAACCGCCGAATCCCAACTCGAGGAAAGCGCCCGCCGCGCGGTCGCAGCCATCGAGGGCCACGGCGGCGAGGGCGAGTACCACCGCGAGCGACGGACGGACGACGAGTAA
- a CDS encoding CPBP family intramembrane glutamic endopeptidase translates to MTDWTTFAGITGVVLVLLLGLSQLTQSAFSDSSDDADSRLSEQSSASDPASELTHTPAAASESATDVDDSSSAIGPELEAETAVDADANLALDKDAPGTASEKPPSVGDTPRRSADVDPRSLSAGELLANVALSQGVFALLLLGAVVYTAVPADALGIEFSVDYLEHGLVLGTAFGLVLYVANELSAATATRFGFEHDEQLRELLTPESTRGWLALLIVVLPIIAVFEELLFRAALIGALSVGFGISPWLLAVISSVAFALGHGMQGSIGIVVTGALGFVLAGLFIATGSFLVVVVAHYLINALEFIVHERFGLEWARTLES, encoded by the coding sequence ATGACCGACTGGACGACGTTCGCCGGGATTACGGGCGTCGTCCTCGTGCTTTTGTTAGGGCTGTCGCAACTGACCCAGTCCGCGTTTTCCGATTCGTCCGACGATGCAGACAGCCGTCTCTCCGAGCAGAGTTCGGCGTCCGATCCAGCATCAGAACTGACGCACACGCCAGCGGCTGCGTCCGAGTCAGCGACCGACGTCGACGACTCGAGTAGCGCTATCGGGCCCGAACTCGAGGCTGAAACTGCTGTCGACGCCGATGCCAACCTCGCGCTTGATAAGGACGCACCGGGAACGGCATCGGAGAAACCGCCGAGCGTCGGCGACACTCCTCGCCGGTCAGCCGACGTCGACCCCAGATCGCTGTCGGCAGGAGAGTTGTTAGCGAACGTCGCACTCTCGCAGGGCGTGTTCGCGCTGCTGTTGCTCGGCGCGGTGGTTTACACCGCCGTTCCCGCCGACGCGCTGGGGATCGAGTTCTCCGTTGACTACCTCGAGCACGGACTTGTGCTGGGGACAGCGTTCGGACTCGTCCTCTACGTCGCAAACGAACTCAGCGCCGCGACGGCGACTCGCTTCGGCTTCGAACACGACGAACAGCTTCGAGAGCTGCTGACACCGGAGTCGACACGGGGCTGGCTGGCCCTGCTGATCGTCGTGCTCCCCATTATCGCCGTATTCGAAGAACTGCTCTTCCGGGCGGCGCTGATCGGTGCGCTCTCGGTCGGCTTCGGGATCTCGCCGTGGCTGCTCGCCGTGATTTCGTCGGTTGCCTTCGCCCTCGGACACGGGATGCAAGGGTCGATCGGGATCGTCGTTACGGGGGCGCTCGGCTTCGTCCTCGCGGGACTCTTCATCGCTACCGGGAGTTTCCTCGTGGTCGTCGTCGCCCACTACCTGATCAACGCCCTCGAGTTCATCGTTCACGAGCGTTTCGGCCTCGAGTGGGCGCGAACCCTCGAAAGCTAA
- a CDS encoding nicotinamide-nucleotide adenylyltransferase yields the protein MSRGFYIGRFQPFHNGHLSMVEQIAEDVDELVLGIGSADDSHSVRNPFTAGERIMMITKSLVEYDLVTYAVPIEDLERNSVWVSHVQSMSPDFEVAYSNNPLVIQLFREANIEIRQSPMFNRDVLEGTEVRERMINGDDWEALVPEAVVEVVDEIDGIERIQMISGSDSDNS from the coding sequence ATGAGTCGGGGGTTTTACATTGGCCGCTTTCAGCCGTTTCACAACGGCCACCTCAGTATGGTCGAGCAGATCGCCGAGGACGTCGACGAACTCGTCCTCGGGATCGGGAGTGCTGACGATTCACACTCCGTTCGGAACCCGTTTACGGCCGGCGAGCGCATCATGATGATCACGAAGTCGCTCGTCGAGTACGATCTCGTGACGTATGCGGTCCCGATCGAGGACTTAGAACGAAACTCCGTCTGGGTGAGTCACGTCCAGAGCATGAGCCCTGACTTCGAAGTCGCCTACTCGAACAACCCACTCGTTATCCAACTCTTCCGAGAAGCCAACATCGAGATCCGTCAGTCGCCGATGTTCAACCGCGACGTCCTGGAAGGGACCGAGGTCCGCGAGCGGATGATCAACGGTGACGACTGGGAGGCGCTGGTTCCCGAAGCCGTCGTCGAAGTCGTCGACGAAATCGACGGTATCGAACGCATTCAAATGATCAGTGGCTCGGACTCCGACAACAGCTAA
- a CDS encoding 50S ribosomal protein L44e, translating into MQMPRRFNTYCPHCNEHHEHEVEKARSGRSSGMKWDARRTRRNSATIGNSGRFSKVPGGEKPTKKTNLKYRCSECGKAHLREGWRAGRLEFQE; encoded by the coding sequence ATGCAGATGCCACGCCGATTCAATACGTACTGCCCGCACTGTAACGAACACCACGAACACGAAGTCGAGAAGGCCCGATCCGGCCGTTCCTCCGGGATGAAATGGGACGCTCGCCGAACGCGGCGCAACAGCGCGACTATCGGTAACTCCGGTCGCTTCTCGAAAGTGCCGGGTGGCGAAAAGCCAACGAAGAAGACCAACCTCAAGTACCGGTGCAGCGAGTGTGGCAAAGCCCATCTCCGCGAAGGATGGCGCGCCGGCCGACTCGAGTTCCAGGAGTGA